Genomic DNA from Triticum dicoccoides isolate Atlit2015 ecotype Zavitan chromosome 4B, WEW_v2.0, whole genome shotgun sequence:
GAAATCCAAAAAGGTTTACAGATTTAAAGAAAAAAGGTTCAaccatttgaaaaaaaagttcatataTTTTCAAAAGGTCCATCAATTTTTAAAAAAGctcatcaattttaaaaaaagttcattcaaATTGAAAAAAAGGTTCATCCAATTTAGAAACAGTTCATTAACTTTTTAAAAAGTTTATtaaatctgaaaaaagttcatagaagttcaaaaaaagttcatgtatttttaGAAAAAGCTAATTGTACTGAAAAAGAAAGTTCATCCATTTTCAAAAAGATGTTCTTCAAATTTCTTAAAAGTTCATCTAtattcaaaaaatttcaacctgAAACAAAACTTTAGAATTTTTTTTAGAAAGATCATAGTtattgaaaaatgttcataaaagtttcaaaaaaagaaaatgtaaacccgcgcctagatgggccggcccatttactcACGCCACAGGCGCCAGTTAACGAAAATACACGTTAACTGGCGCCTgtggcgccaaataggaaatgccgtATTGGGCAGGCTCAGTAGCCGCGGCTCGCCTACTGAAGTCAGGTTAGTTGTCTGTTTTgtattttcttctgttttttattCACTATTTTTCTTTCGTTTTTCTTAACTTTTTACTTTTTATATCAGAAATACTATATAgacatattgaaaatacataaaattttAAAATATGTTAATTTGCAACAAAAATTTATACATGTATAAGAACTTTCTTATGTATATGAAAAACGTACAATACTagtaaaaaaagaattttttatcATGTGtagaaaaaatgttaatcatttgTATAATTTGTTTCTACTAGTACATTGAAAAAATGATCGTGTAATTCAGAAAAAATATATGATACATTAAATTTCTTTTTCACAAGTTTAAAAAATATGTTCGGGACGTTTTAAAAAACCATGTATGTACAATGTAAAAAAAACGCTCCATACTTCAGAAAAAACTGTTTTTAACATTAAAAAAATGTCCCaatgtgtatttaaaaaatatttaacatgTATTTCAAAAACAATCCAGAGCATGTTTttgtaaaaatatatttgaaaaatgtGAAACATTTAGAAAAGATGTTTgtatgtatacgaaaaatgtataaCATGTATGAAAGATAGGAGAGATCAAAAACCAAAATATTgacaaaatgttaatcatgtattggaAAAATGTTAACGTGTCTAAACAAATGTTGCTGGTGTATACAGAAAAAAttataacatgtatgaaaaatgtagacatgtgttgaaaataagaaaaaggaaaaCCGACTAGAAAACCAATAAAATCgacaaagaaacaaaagaaaagcaaaaaaaaaaaactaagaaAGCGAAGAAAANNNNNNNNNNNNNNNNNNNNNNNNNNNNNNNNNNNNNNNNNNNNNNNNNNNNNNNNNNNNNNNNNNNNNNNNNNNNNNNNNNNNNNNNNNNNNNNNNNNNNNNNNNNNNNNNNNNNNNNNNNNNNNNNNNNNNNNNNNNNNNNNNNNNNNNNNNNNNNNNNNNNNNNNNNNNNNNNNNNNNNNNNNNNNNNNNNNNNNNNNNNNNNNNNNNNNNNNNNNNNNNNNNNNNNNNNNNNNNNNNNNNNNNNNNNNNNNNNNNNNNNNNNNNNNNNNNNNNNNNNNNNNNNNNNNNNNNNNNNNNNNNNNNNNNNNNNNNNNNNNNNNNNNNNNNNNNNNNNNNNNNNNNNNNNNNNNNNNNNNNNNNNNNNNNNNNNNNNNNNNNNNNNNNNNNNNNNNNNNNNNNNNNNNNNNNNNNNNNNNNNNNNNNNNNNNNNNNNNNNNNNNNNNNNNNNNNNNNNNNNNNNNNNNNNNNNNNNNNNNNNNNNNNNNNNNNNNNNNNNNNNNNNNNNNNNNNNNNNNNNNNNNNNNNNNNNNNNNNNNNNNNNNNNNNNNNNNNNNNNNNNNNNNNNNNNNNNNNNNNNNNNNNagaaaataaacaaaagaaaaacaaagtgtagctaaaaagaaaaaaagaagatacCAATGAGAAAATAAAGAAAACCAAAGCAAAATAAAGAAAAGGGAAAACCAAAGAAAACCCTGTTACAAAAATAAAACCACACCCGTAAAAAAATCCCGaaagaaaacgaaaaagaaaaagaaagtgaTATACAGTTGTCCTGTGTGCACCATTCCCAAACCACTTGCCAGGTAACTTCCTGACAAAGCCACAAAAATAAACATGTAGAAGCGATTGTAAATTATGGATATACTGTTACAGGTACAAGATCATGCTCCATGCCATAGATGTGAAGCACGGCAATACTGAGGCACCAAAGTTTGCAGAATTTGCATTCTTTGGAGAGCAGGCGAAGCCATTGTGGGAAAAGGTCCACAATTTCTATCTGAAATTGCTGCTTTCGTGGGCAAGAAATGCACTGTCATACTCCACGTAGCAAATCGCTTGACGGCGATTACAACTATTTCCAAGTGAAAAAGGTTCAGCCTCTACGGGAGATGACGACATCAACCCTTATGTCAGTCGGTACTTCTTCGGTGCCACAGGGAGATGCCGAGTGTTCTTTCTCTGAAACTACATCAACAAACAAAGAACAGAGTGATGCACCTCCACCTACTGACTCAAGCTCAAAGAAAAACCAGTCGCCTTCTTCGACCACTCATAAGGTAAGCTTTGTTGTGTCACACATGTTGTTTTAGCTTTGAATACTACAAACTTATGCAGTCGATTTTCGGGAAACCCATGGTACAAGTACATCATTGGAAAACAAGGAGAAGGCTGCAAGTGACCTACCCAGCGAGTAAACTGCATAACCGTGCAATCAATCAACAACCGTAGTCAACAAACTTCGTAGCCAAATTTAACGAAACTTATTACGCAATTTAGACTACGGTTCAGCCAACAACGGGTTCGCCATGACGCTAGTACTACATTTTTGTGCTGGTGTAGTGCTTCCTTGGCCGGGACGACTGACAACAAACTCCTGCTGTATTCTTAGAAAAAGCCATTTGTGCATCTCTGAGCTCTGATGGAAATTACACCTGCAGCGGACAGAACTGCGAGTTTTTGCAGCAGGTTGCTGACCAAAGCTGGAAGCTCCTCCAAGCAAGCAAACGCTGCACTTTGAGCAGTGGCACATGACGAATCAAGAGGGCGAGCATGCAACGGAAATCGACAACGCGTCGATCGGCGCCAGTGATTTCAAATGCTCTTGCAAGTAAACAAATACAGTTCAGGAGAATCCATACTACTACTTATTTACATGGTTCAACTCCATCGAACAATCTCCGAACGCATGCTTCTGGAGCAACACGTCCGGCATCACTTGTTCCCAACTTCCATGAGCAGCCAGTCCTTCCTCATGTCAATTGGGAGCGCAACAAGTGATCTAAACTGGCGATCATCACGGATCAGACTGCTGTAGGCTCTCAGAAGGTCAGCACGGGCCAAGTCGGGGATCTCTCTGAGGGCCTCCAAGATTTCTGCAGGGGAAGGTGCCTTCGGCACCTGCACATGCTCAGCTGGCCTCAAAGAAGCTTGAACTGTGCCATTGATTTCTCCAAGCAGGGAGAGAACTGCATCATCTGTTCGTGGCCTCTTAGCCGTCTTACCTTCCAGCCCCAGTCGAGTGGATGGCATGTTAGGAGTGCCTTCACCGCCATTTTCAGAAGCAACCTCTGCTGCTGCCTCTTGAGAATTCCGGCCAACAGACCTCAAACCATCTCTTTTCGTGTGGTCTTCCGAGAGGTGGATTGCATCCCTGTTCTTAACAGCTTTGGCCTTGTAGCACATAGCACCTTCCCCTTGTAGAAGGAATGGATCCAACGTGCTATTAAGCTTTGAAACAAGGACCCTTTTGTTGACTATACTTTCTTCTTGTAGTCCCTCACCTCTTTTCCCAGTAAAATCATCAGACCTTTAAAGAGGAATTGTTGTTAGCCAAGCAGAGGCACAGAAAAAGAACAAATATAATACATGGAGTATTTAAGAAGTAACTTTCAACATCTTCAAAACAAAAGAAGTGGCATGTAAAGTACCAAAATTCGCCTTGATAAACATTCTAGCaaacatgacatgtataacaagatAAATATGCAAAAACCGATAAGTTGATAATGTGCAGGTTTGCTTCATTGCTTGTCCAGACAGTTCATTCAACTACTGTGTTTTTTAAGGGCTAGACATCCTAATTTACATTAACAAAGCGAAGATATTtataagaaaaaacaaacaaaCCGAATGATATATAATTATACTTATAGGACAACGCAGTTTCTTAAAAACATGATATATAGTTGTATACAGCTACACGAGAATATCTGTTTCAAACGTGGAATTGCTACAATTACAACAGATAAATTATAGTAAAAGAATTTTATATCTCCCTAAGTATTTGACAGATCTATTTAAATTGGTTTTACAACAACATGAGAAAATTAGCCGAGCCAACACAAGCTCTGGCATATGCCAGAGCAAGCTTTCTGAAAGCTAGGCCTCAAGGCAGCGATCAGTCACTGATGAACACATGAAGTTGAGAAGTGATTCTAGTATATGGAGGCTATGGTCATGTCGGCATGTACAAAATGGGTGGGCAAAGGTGGGAGTGTGAGCTGAAAGAATTATACCATGATTCCAATTCCTGATGAGATGAGAATATGTTAGGCATAGCAAAGTTCAGTAGCGACCACAACTCTGCTAGGTTATTTTGAAATGGTGTCCTAGTCAAAAGGAGTCCATTATCCATTGGTAGCCGCCTTAACTTCCTCGATAATTCACATTCCAAGTTGTTCAATTGATGGCCCTGGAAAAGAAGTATGCAGTTGACACATAAATATAAAATAGTGAAAACCACAAAGGACAATGATTTAGGGTACTTGCTTCCCCGTCACCTCATCAAAAACAATGTATTTCCACCTGTACTGAGCAAGAATTTTTGCATCGGACATGGCCATCTCATATGAAGTCACTATTATCGGAAAATCAGGGCCACCAGTTTTGGGCATCAACTTTCTCCTAATCTCTGACCGAGCCAATTTATCTCCATAGTAAATCAGACATGCCATAGATGGAACAAGCCTGAAACCAAGCTTCTCTATGTAAGACATTAACTAAAAACACTGAAAGGAAACTTTAGAAACTTTACCTTGAGATCTCATCCACCCAGTTTGATAGAGCGAGAACAGGGGCAATGATCATGTATGGACCATGCAGACCATTCCCTTTGAGATGAGCAAGAAATCCAATTGTCTGGATTGTTTTCCCAAGACTCATTTGATCTGCTAGTATCCCATTTAGCCCGTTACACCAAAGCGACATTAGCCACTTCACACCCTCAATCTGGTAAGGCTTTAACTTCCCACCAGTCACAATGGAACAAGCTCGGCCTGCTCTTTTGCCCACATTTCTTCTTCTGTGAGAGTAGCATTATAAGCAGAGCTATAATTGCTATATCCTTCAAGCACCTTCTCAAGTATAAATTCCGAATAGAGCTGGACCTGGGTCAGTAGCTCATCAAACTTGTTAAACTTTGTCACTGGATCAGAAACAAGTCTCAAAGCTTCTCTCcccttggcctcctcctcctcctcctcctctacatTGAGGCGGGCCTCATATGGCTGCTCTTCCTCCACTTCCATCGATGCATCTCTATCCTCGGCCTCAAGGTCAACAGATGGATATGAACTTGCATCCGAAAGATCATCAACACTCTCCTCCTTAACAGAGTGCAACAACTGATCCTCCTCCTTCACCCCCTTGACGATGCTTAGCTGCCTCGGTGGTGAGGGAAGCATCCCCATTCTTGGCTTCCTAGATTTCTACACTCTGCGTCAAATAGTCAGTTAAACCAGACCAAAGAATCGAAATCGTTGGAGAACTTCAACGTGCAAAATGCATAATTTGCTCCAAGAAAAAGCGAAGGGCCTTCAGCTAGAGATGTGACCATGCAGTTTTAGAACAAATCATCACTACCAAATCAAACCCTGAAGAAATAGCACCACGAATCAGTGACCATCAAAATCCTGACCGTCATTTCACCACACAGCTTCCTCAAATTTGTGACTACTCCTACAACACAGAAATGCAGAAACCCTAACTAAATCTAAATGCGAACATACAGACATACCAATCAGATTAGCATGAACTCCAAAATATCGGTTTAAATCTTATAGTCGAAGGGAAATAAATATTTTCACCTTGGGAAAGCTAATTCCCCAACTTCTTCTGGAAAAACGAAATCTAAAATCCCCACCCACCCTAAAGAACCAGATCCCTTTTCCGGCCCCATGAATGATGAATCCGTTGGGGAAAAAACATACCTTCGAAGGAACAGCCGGGTAAATGGA
This window encodes:
- the LOC119293296 gene encoding ATP-dependent DNA helicase DDM1-like, producing the protein MSLWCNGLNGILADQMSLGKTIQTIGFLAHLKGNGLHGPYMIIAPVLALSNWVDEISRLVPSMACLIYYGDKLARSEIRRKLMPKTGGPDFPIIVTSYEMAMSDAKILAQYRWKYIVFDEGHQLNNLECELSRKLRRLPMDNGLLLTRTPFQNNLAELWSLLNFAMPNIFSSHQELESWSDDFTGKRGEGLQEESIVNKRVLVSKLNSTLDPFLLQGEGAMCYKAKAVKNRDAIHLSEDHTKRDGLRSVGRNSQEAAAEVASENGGEGTPNMPSTRLGLEGKTAKRPRTDDAVLSLLGEINGTVQASLRPAEHVQVPKAPSPAEILEALREIPDLARADLLRAYSSLIRDDRQFRSLVALPIDMRKDWLLMEVGNK